DNA sequence from the Pseudomonas tritici genome:
GGTGTATCCTGCTTTCTTTCAAATACGCTTTCATTCCCTTGCCAGTCGATACACCGCCAGCGCCGTCGATTCTAACGTCTTGCTCGGTCTGCGCATATTGCTTCTGCGGGAATACGGTCATGCGACTGGTGGTAATCACGGTCTCACGTTTTTTATCGTCAGTGCGCGCAACGCGCACCGAGTCGATCAGTTCTACCTCGGTACCGTCCGGGTTGACCTCGCCACGCTTGCTGGTGACGTGCCATGGGAACTCGGTACCGCGGTAAATGTTCATGTCCGGGTTGGTCAGCAGGGTCACTTCGCTGGCTTTCACGTGCTCGACCTTGTCCGAGGTCATCTCGTACTGCACCTTGCCGTCGGGCAGGAACTGCACGCTTTTGGCATTGGTGGCGTAATAGTCGATAACCCCCTCGTCAACCTGCGCAGCAGGCTGGTCGAGAAAGCGCTCCGGGCTGATATTCCAGTAGCCCACCGCCAGGAACAGTGCGGCGAT
Encoded proteins:
- the lptC gene encoding LPS export ABC transporter periplasmic protein LptC, which encodes MLSKKIRNFLLFAVIAALFLAVGYWNISPERFLDQPAAQVDEGVIDYYATNAKSVQFLPDGKVQYEMTSDKVEHVKASEVTLLTNPDMNIYRGTEFPWHVTSKRGEVNPDGTEVELIDSVRVARTDDKKRETVITTSRMTVFPQKQYAQTEQDVRIDGAGGVSTGKGMKAYLKESRIHLLSNVRGQYEAR